A region from the Kryptolebias marmoratus isolate JLee-2015 linkage group LG9, ASM164957v2, whole genome shotgun sequence genome encodes:
- the cnot6a gene encoding CCR4-NOT transcription complex subunit 6a yields the protein MPKEKYDPPDPRRMYTIMSSEEAANGKKSYWAELEISGRVRSLSTALWSLTHLTALHLSDNSLSRIPPDIAKLHNLVYLDLSSNKIRSLPAELGNMVSLRELLLNNNQLRVLPFELGKLFQLQTLGLKGNPLAQDILSLYQEPDGTRRLLSYLLDNLAGAIKRIPTEQPPARSWISLQEPDRTRPSTLFSVMCYNVLCDKYATRQLYGYCPTWALNWEYRKKSIIQEILGCNADIISLQEVETEQYFSFFLPELKEQGYDGFFSPKSRARTMSESDRKHVDGCAIFFKTEKFSAVQKHTVEFNQLAMANSEGSEAMLNRVMTKDNIGVAVLLEVRKEIIEISSGKSLHGVDKQLMLVANAHMHWDPEYSDVKLVQTMMFLSEVKNIVDKATRSYKLSASGETNAIPLVLCADLNSLPDSGVVEYLSTGGVDCTHKDFKELRYSDSLTKFNCNGKNSTSNGRITHGFKLKSAYENGLMPYTNYTFDFKGVIDYIFYSKPHLNVLGILGPLDPHWLVENNVSGCPHPHIPSDHFSLFAQLELLLPNVPSQVNGLHLPARR from the exons ATGCCCAAGGAAAAATATGACCCGCCGGATCCCAGGCGGATGTACACAATTATGTCAAGCGAGGAGGCAGCGAATGGGAAGAAGTCGTACTGGGCTGAGCTGGAAATCAGCG GTCGAGTAAGGAGTCTTAGCACAGCCCTGTGGTCTCTCACCCACCTCACTGCCCTGCACCTCAGCGACAACTCACTGTCACGCATCCCGCCAGACATTGCCAAACTACACAACCTGGTGTACCTGGATCTCTCATCCAATAAGATCAGGAGCCTGCCGGCGGAGCTCGGCAACATGGTGTCTCTCAG GgaattgcttttaaataacaacCAGTTGCGAGTTCTCCCATTTGAGTTGGGAAAACTGTTTCAGTTACAGACACTGGGGTTGAAAG GAAACCCACTTGCACAAGACATCCTGAGCCTCTACCAGGAACCCGACGGCACACGGCGACTGCTCAGCTACTTGTTAGACAATCTGGCAGGAGCTATCAAGCGCA TACCAACAGAGCAGCCCCCAGCTCGGTCATGGATCTCACTTCAGGAACCGGACCGGACACGTCCATCTA CTCTCTTCTCGGTCATGTGCTACAACGTGCTGTGTGATAAGTACGCCACCCGGCAGCTGTACGGCTACTGCCCGACCTGGGCTCTGAACTGGGAGTACAGGAAGAAATCCATCATACAGGAAATCCTCGGCTGCAACGCGGACATCATCAGTTTGCAG GAGGTGGAAACGGAGCAGTACTTCAGTTTCTTCCTGCCCGAGTTGAAGGAGCAGGGATACGACGGGTTCTTCAGTCCAAAGTCACGAGCTCGAACCATGTCGGAGTCGGACCGGAAGCACGTGGACGGATGTGCAATTTTCTTCAAGACGGAAAA gttCAGTGCCGTGCAGAAGCACACGGTGGAGTTCAACCAGCTGGCCATGGCTAACTCCGAGGGCTCTGAGGCCATGCTGAACCGGGTGATGACCAAGGACAACATTGGCGTAGCGGTGCTGCTCGAGGTCCGCAAAGAGATTATCGAAATCTCCT ctggtAAGTCACTCCATGGCGTGGACAAGCAGCTTATGCTGGTAGCAAACGCCCACATGCACTGGGACCCGGAGTACTCGGACGTCAAGCTGGTCCAGACCATGATGTTCCTGTCGGAGGTGAAGAACATAGTGGACAAGGCCACACGCAGCTACAAGCTGTCCGCCTCTGGTGAAACCAATGCCATCCCACTGGTGCTGTGTGCTGACCTCAACTCCTTGCCCGACTCCG GCGTGGTGGAGTACCTGAGCACCGGTGGCGTGGACTGCACCCACAAGGACTTCAAGGAGCTCCGCTACAGCGACAGCCTGACCAAATTCAACTGCAACGGCAAGAACAGCACGTCCAACGGCAGGATCACCCACGGCTTCAAGCTGAAGAGCGCCTACGAGAACGGCCTGATGCCTTACACCAATTACACCTTCGACTTCAAG GGTGTGATCGACTACATTTTCTACTCCAAGCCTCACCTGAACGTGCTGGGTATCCTGGGCCCTCTGGACCCCCACTGGCTTGTAGAGAACAATGTCAGCGGCTGCCCACATCCCCACATTCCCTCTGACCACTTCTCCCTGTTTGCTCAGCTGGAATTGCTCCTGCCCAACGTGCCCTCCCAGGTCAACGGGCTTCACCTGCCTGCACGCAGGTAG
- the simc1 gene encoding SUMO-interacting motif-containing protein 1: protein MREMDVICLSSDESNDEVEIVSCSEFTKSELLPLSEVRVDVEAVNVSIPQRYIDLTDPRWAFPELKLRKKLDCPSPPVIDLTECEDKETETKPPRDRRLEKGSAHKNAVSNDREFILLESSPRDAESPQQDCGRRTPPAQRHLSCPARGAQGDGATADPCRDAPAVKSTVKLPFLKARVSELNTSGASVQVSNGFSQTSLCHGQLNDNGEAPDCTSNLKTASLNMDPSLSECPPEGMKPPSGHEINSKELSKEQLQVKGSQHLQRPADPPGSEEGRPDANLNTDNTWENKLDGFHSTTHVPSPTFTSSPQAKAPKEPLASNAEQMDLDQYESGQSCSSARSSSRSPTSGVNSREEFDSDSASSHSHTSPGNRSPASQHMLGETTPEWQLETRAYDDNLGSESPETLPLHGESDGEDMSQESRFGSDFRAVSREDRQYVCPDALGKVMTEPTRVLLDEDYDLFGAPEVLCHQSLSLVYSTIDENYPEGTLQLLSDLLQPGYYPPKDITSHLLRGILLDPQSPYHLSVQAFNLLIWTQRHHRVNKNTVPWDWELLTSVMSNQDCTKQLGCEVVRMLLEYVVQTLEDDFRAKCSMGVLHHSIAKATLSCDRQFPRVRDVIRWLFSAIKNSIELGKRKETIKERDEQLRIVSLFQRMLSLALEVDRCPALNSAKLSQELFHMVLSHMPPRAHRRLLLESLQSKLLLCKLVEQLLDYACPQKISVPMSLSLLLHFLKHCTLAPDPTDGGERWRRWEELIHLLWMLLLSYNNAMKGYLGSSSTEQRSKAATLVYKPEDVVTKPAVREAVDAFLSRSRADLDQALPLHVEESLTYLQDYLLDVCQC, encoded by the exons CGTTACATTGACCTCACAGATCCGAGGTGGGCTTTTCCAGAGCTGAAGCTGCGCAAGAAGCTAGACTGCCCCAGCCCTCCGGTGATAGATCTGACGGAGTGTGAGGACAAAGAGACCGAGACAAAGCCACCACGTGACCGTCGGCTGGAAAAAGGCAGCGCGCATAAGAACGCGGTCTCGAATGACCGAGAGTTTATTTTACTGGAAAGCTCACCAAGAGACGCTGAATCCCCACAGCAGGACTGTGGTAGGCGAACGCCACCAGCGCAGAGACATTTGAGTTGTCCAGCACGAGGAGCGCAGGGGGACGGCGCTACAGCAGATCCCTGCCGCGACGCACCAGCTGTGAAGTCGACTGTAAAGTTGCCTTTTCTCAAAGCTCGTGTCTCAGAGCTGAACACATCAGGGGCTTCTGTCCAGGTCTCCAATGGCTTTTCACAGACGTCACTGTGCCATGGACAACTAAATGATAACGGTGAAGCACCAGACTGCAcaagtaatttaaaaactgcttcattAAACATGGACCCTTCGCTCTCTGAGTGTCCTCCTGAGGGAATGAAACCTCCATCTGGTCATGAAATAAACAGTAAAGAACTGTCAAAGGAACAGTTGCAAGTTAAAGGATCACAGCACCTACAACGTCCTGCTGACCCTCCCGGCTCAGAGGAAGGTCGTCCTGATGCAAACCTAAACACGGATAACACTTGGGAAAACAAACTAGACGGGTTCCACTCTACCACCCATGTTCCATCCCCAACTTTTACCTCGTCACCTCAAGCTAAAGCTCCAAAAGAACCTCTCGCCTCCAACGCGGAACAGATGGACTTGGACCAATACGAATCCGGCCAGAGTTGCTCCTCGGCTCGTTCGTCCTCGCGTTCCCCCACTTCCGGCGTGAACTCTCGCGAGGAGTTCGACTCCGACTCTGCGTCGTCTCACAGCCACACGAGTCCGGGCAACCGGTCGCCCGCCTCTCAACACATGTTGGGGGAAACCACGCCTGAGTGGCAGCTGGAGACCAGAGCATACGACGACAACCTGGGGAGTGAGAGTCCAGAGACATTGCCTTTGCACGGGGAAAGTGACGGAGAGGACATGAGCCAAGAGAGCAGGTTTGGCTCGGACTTCAGAGCAGTCAGCAGAGAGGACCGACAGTATGTGTGTCCGGACGCTCTCGGGAAGGTGATGACTGAACCCACTCGAGTTCTG CTCGATGAAGATTATGACCTTTTCGGAGCTCCAGAAGTGCTGTGCCACCAGAGCCTGAGCCTGGTTTACAGCACAATCGACGAGAACTACCCAGAAGGcactctgcagctgctgtcgGACCTCCTGCAGCCTGGTTACTATCCCCCTAAAGACATAACCTCCCACCTACTTCGGGGCATTCTGCTTGACCCACAGAGTCCCTACCACCTCAGCGTCCAGGCTTTTAACTTGCTGATTTGGACACAAAG gcaCCACAGGGTTAATAAAAATACGGTTCCATGGGATTGGGAATTACTTACTTCAGTCATGTCCAATCAG GACTGCACGAAGCAGCTTGGGTGTGAAGTGGTGCGGATGCTCTTGGAGTACGTTGTGCAAACTTTGGAAGACGACTTCAGGGCCAAATGTTCCATGGGTGTTCTCCACCACTCCATCGCGAAAGCAACGCTGTCGTGCGACCGGCAGTTTCCTCGGGTCAG AGATGTCATCAGGTGGCTGTTTTCTGCCATTAAGAATTCAATAGAGCTTGGGAAACGTAAAGAAACAATCAAAGAGAGAGACGAACAGCTAAG AATCGTGTCCCTCTTCCAAAGGATGCTGTCTCTGGCTCTGGAGGTGGACCGATGTCCTGCTCTGAACTCCGCCAAGCTGTCCCAGGAGCTCTTCCACATGGTGCTCAGCCACATGCCTCCTCGAGCGCACAG gaggctgctgctggagaGCCTGCAGAGCAAGCTGCTGCTGTGTAAgctggtggagcagctgctggactACGCCTGTCCGCAGAAGATCTCCGTGCCCATGTCGCTCAGCCTGCTGCTGCACTTTCTGAAGCACTGCACTCTGGCTCCGGACCCGACG gaCGGGGGTGAAAGGTGGCGGAGGTGGGAGGAGTTGATCCACCTCCTCTGGATGCTGCTGCTCAGCTATAATAACGCCATGAAAG GCTACCTGGGCAGCTCCTCCACCGAGCAGCGAAGCAAAGCCGCCACGCTGGTGTACAAGCCCGAGGACGTGGTGACGAAGCCCGCCGTCCGGGAGGCCGTGGACGCCTTCCTGTCCAGGTCCCGGGCTGACCTGGACCAAGCCTTACCTCTCCACGTGGAGGAGTCCCTCACTTACCTGCAGGACTACCTGCTGGACGTCTGTCAGTGTTGA